A stretch of the Archangium violaceum genome encodes the following:
- a CDS encoding cation:proton antiporter: MNPGPMLMSLIQAASNGAESAVGAKAEEIVLHLLAQFIAILVATRLVVYVARKLGQTDVAGEILAGLVLGPSLLGALAPEVMHTLFDGSTSQTFIGLSQIGLILLMFQIGLEFEFKANLSTSKKSITVVSLAGMLAPFVMGYLSAPWFHARLPEPRPALLGFQLFFGIAMSITAIPILGRIFMELRLAHTRIAALTIGAAAIDDIAGWLLLGVVTLIVQNQFAPSKLVWRLVALAAYTAFVFLVARPLLKRFVDNNLRRHGGLQTGTAALLLLAIFASAFVTSYIGVFAIIGGFVMGVSLHDNRSFVEEWKTRISPLVNTFFLPLFFTYTGLRTSIGTLSNASEAIACLLVVAVAFISKFGGAYGGARLVGEDHRSAMVIGVCMNTRALMELVVLNVGYDLGVLPRSMFTMLVIMAILSTFMATPLIRWLLRGEERDPQSSAELEGGSEVGRTAPS, encoded by the coding sequence GTGAACCCGGGCCCAATGCTCATGTCCCTCATCCAGGCCGCCTCGAATGGCGCCGAGTCGGCGGTCGGAGCCAAGGCGGAGGAGATCGTGCTCCACCTGCTGGCGCAGTTCATCGCGATCCTCGTGGCGACGCGCCTCGTCGTGTACGTGGCCAGGAAGCTCGGTCAGACGGACGTCGCGGGAGAGATCCTCGCGGGGCTCGTGCTGGGCCCGAGCCTCCTGGGCGCTCTCGCGCCGGAGGTGATGCACACCCTGTTCGATGGGTCCACCTCGCAGACCTTCATCGGGCTCTCGCAGATCGGCCTCATCCTCCTCATGTTCCAGATTGGCCTCGAGTTCGAGTTCAAGGCCAACCTGAGCACCTCGAAGAAGTCCATCACCGTGGTGAGCCTGGCGGGGATGCTCGCCCCATTCGTCATGGGGTACCTGAGCGCGCCCTGGTTCCACGCCCGGCTCCCCGAGCCCCGGCCCGCCCTGCTCGGATTCCAGCTCTTCTTCGGGATCGCCATGTCCATCACGGCGATCCCCATCCTGGGGCGGATCTTCATGGAGCTCCGGCTCGCCCACACGCGTATCGCGGCTCTGACGATCGGCGCGGCGGCCATCGACGACATCGCCGGGTGGTTGCTCCTCGGGGTGGTGACGCTCATCGTGCAGAACCAGTTCGCGCCGTCGAAGCTCGTCTGGCGGTTGGTGGCCCTCGCCGCCTACACCGCCTTCGTGTTCCTCGTGGCGAGGCCGCTCCTCAAGCGCTTCGTGGACAACAACCTCCGCCGCCACGGCGGGCTCCAGACGGGCACCGCGGCCCTGCTGCTGCTCGCGATCTTCGCGTCCGCCTTCGTCACGTCCTACATCGGCGTGTTCGCCATCATCGGAGGCTTCGTGATGGGCGTGTCGCTGCACGACAACCGGTCCTTCGTGGAGGAGTGGAAGACACGTATCTCCCCGCTGGTGAACACGTTCTTCCTCCCGCTCTTCTTCACGTACACCGGTCTGCGCACGAGCATCGGCACGCTCTCCAATGCGAGCGAGGCGATCGCGTGCCTCCTCGTGGTGGCGGTGGCGTTCATCTCGAAGTTCGGTGGAGCCTACGGGGGCGCGCGCCTCGTCGGCGAGGACCACCGCTCCGCGATGGTCATCGGTGTCTGCATGAACACGCGGGCCCTGATGGAGTTGGTCGTGCTCAATGTCGGTTACGACCTCGGCGTGCTCCCCAGGAGCATGTTCACGATGCTCGTGATCATGGCGATCCTCTCCACGTTCATGGCGACCCCGCTCATCCGCTGGTTGTTGCGCGGGGAGGAACGCGATCCCCAGAGCAGCGCGGAGCTGGAAGGTGGCTCGGAGGTGGGCCGCACGGCTCCCTCATGA
- a CDS encoding MBL fold metallo-hydrolase codes for MSKARFFISAVAAISLSMSACKSPPEEAPPPEEAPLSGDVFQTSRGDLIVHPVNHATFLMSWAGKTIYVDPVGGTEPFQGLPTPDVILVTDIHGDHLNADTLTAIIQPETVIVTPQAVRDALPPALHEATQVLANGEKTSVADIGLEAIPMYNITPERLQYHEKGRGNGYVLTVGGKRVYIAGDTEDIPEMRALRDIDVAFVPMNLPYTMTVEQAASAVREFKPKVVYPYHSRGSDLDAFTRLVGTDVGVEVRVANWY; via the coding sequence ATGAGCAAGGCCCGGTTCTTCATTTCCGCGGTGGCAGCGATCTCGCTGTCGATGTCCGCCTGCAAGTCGCCGCCGGAGGAGGCCCCTCCTCCCGAGGAAGCGCCCCTCTCGGGAGATGTCTTCCAGACGTCCCGAGGTGATTTGATCGTTCACCCGGTCAATCACGCCACCTTCCTCATGAGCTGGGCGGGCAAGACGATCTACGTCGACCCGGTCGGTGGCACGGAACCTTTTCAAGGCCTTCCCACTCCCGATGTGATCCTGGTGACCGACATTCATGGGGATCACCTGAACGCCGACACGCTGACGGCCATCATCCAGCCGGAGACGGTGATCGTCACGCCCCAGGCCGTGCGCGATGCCCTGCCGCCAGCCCTCCACGAGGCCACGCAGGTGCTCGCCAACGGAGAGAAGACGAGCGTGGCGGACATCGGCCTCGAGGCGATCCCCATGTACAACATCACGCCCGAGCGTCTTCAGTACCATGAGAAGGGCCGTGGCAACGGCTACGTCCTGACCGTCGGCGGCAAGCGCGTCTACATCGCCGGTGACACGGAGGACATTCCCGAGATGCGGGCGCTGCGCGACATCGACGTCGCCTTCGTTCCCATGAACCTGCCCTACACCATGACGGTGGAGCAGGCGGCGAGCGCGGTGCGCGAGTTCAAGCCGAAGGTCGTCTATCCCTATCATTCGCGCGGCAGCGACCTGGATGCGTTCACCCGGCTCGTTGGCACGGATGTGGGCGTCGAGGTGCGCGTGGCCAACTGGTACTGA
- a CDS encoding GNAT family N-acetyltransferase, with protein sequence MLIGATTLPTLETPRLRLRWMTEADVPALFALFSDLEVTRYWGWSAYTEEAQAEKLLRDIHKSFAERSLFQWGFVRREDDRVVGTCTLSDLSGQHERASLGYALNRAYWGHGYGREAVGRVVEFGFTTLALHRLEADVDPRNAGSIKVLEDLGFQREGFQRERYFINGERQDAVMYGLLRSEWRPRPPSR encoded by the coding sequence ATGCTCATCGGTGCCACGACCCTGCCGACCCTGGAGACCCCCCGTCTGCGCCTGCGTTGGATGACGGAGGCGGATGTGCCCGCGCTCTTCGCGCTCTTCTCCGACCTCGAGGTGACCCGCTATTGGGGTTGGTCCGCGTACACCGAGGAGGCCCAGGCGGAGAAGCTGCTGCGGGACATCCACAAGAGCTTCGCCGAGCGCTCGCTCTTTCAATGGGGCTTCGTCCGGCGCGAGGACGACCGGGTGGTGGGCACCTGCACCCTGTCGGATTTGAGCGGGCAGCACGAGCGCGCGTCGCTGGGCTACGCGCTGAACCGCGCGTATTGGGGCCACGGCTACGGGCGCGAGGCGGTGGGCCGGGTGGTGGAGTTCGGCTTCACCACGCTCGCCCTGCACCGGTTGGAGGCGGACGTGGACCCACGCAACGCGGGCTCCATCAAGGTGCTCGAGGACCTGGGCTTCCAGCGCGAGGGCTTCCAGCGCGAGCGCTACTTCATCAATGGCGAGAGACAGGATGCCGTGATGTACGGGCTGCTTCGCTCGGAGTGGCGGCCACGCCCGCCCTCGCGATGA
- a CDS encoding cytochrome P450: MPDVLNLRPVANTLASRLPVALIGLRNRIFTRINGEEGIPIPGERVGVSHFKELYSNPAADGRSEGAVLSDLFWYWLSPGAEIHQEHLEPGERYEEVAQATRRILSLPKKTAEELAARCTVRVLEERAMHRATLVRLRDLMMPIWAEFYYELVFNERCPREARDLIVDNADDVVTALKGLSLRHMDRRLRLTRYLKARLEAGAVAHELPSCLSLEQKAFYLQGVYFNTAVVQMSEAMAHLVMFLAQHQEVQTRLADNLDDDRYLDRIITESLRLYPLFGIAHRITSSDIRVDDKTTLPKGSVLCFNYQAYHHEGFEDPLRFDPDRWLKHSTKESNYMPFGAAANRPCPAQAIALVTMRAVARETIRRFRAFSSASHTRPLPNRGPCVLEPRKENPDPRAREELLASMSAREPWEEVGRSVLQLVLGTYMVLDAKRLRLCQRYFEAERQASTTGAKASRCPFSHS, translated from the coding sequence ATGCCAGACGTCCTGAACCTTCGCCCGGTCGCGAACACCCTGGCGTCGCGTCTGCCCGTCGCGCTCATCGGGCTTCGCAACCGCATCTTCACGCGCATCAACGGCGAGGAGGGAATCCCCATCCCCGGCGAGCGCGTCGGCGTGTCGCACTTCAAGGAGCTCTATTCGAACCCCGCCGCCGACGGGAGGAGCGAGGGCGCGGTCCTGTCGGACCTCTTCTGGTACTGGCTCTCCCCCGGCGCGGAGATACACCAGGAGCACCTCGAACCCGGTGAGCGTTACGAGGAGGTCGCCCAGGCGACGCGGCGCATCCTCTCCCTCCCGAAGAAGACGGCGGAGGAGCTCGCGGCGCGGTGCACGGTGCGAGTCCTCGAGGAACGCGCCATGCACCGGGCGACGCTCGTCCGCCTGCGTGACCTGATGATGCCCATCTGGGCCGAGTTCTATTACGAGCTCGTCTTCAACGAGCGGTGCCCCAGGGAAGCCCGCGATCTCATCGTGGACAACGCGGACGACGTGGTGACGGCGCTCAAGGGGCTGAGTCTGCGCCACATGGACAGACGCCTGCGCCTGACGCGTTATTTGAAGGCCAGACTCGAGGCGGGTGCCGTCGCGCACGAGCTCCCGTCCTGTCTGTCCCTGGAGCAGAAGGCCTTCTACCTGCAGGGGGTCTACTTCAACACGGCGGTGGTGCAGATGTCGGAGGCCATGGCCCACCTGGTCATGTTCCTCGCGCAGCACCAGGAGGTCCAGACACGGCTCGCGGACAACCTGGACGATGACCGCTACCTGGACCGGATCATCACGGAGTCCCTCCGGCTGTATCCCCTCTTCGGGATCGCCCACCGCATCACGTCCAGCGACATCCGCGTCGACGACAAGACCACGCTCCCCAAGGGCTCCGTCCTCTGTTTCAACTACCAGGCCTACCACCACGAGGGCTTCGAGGATCCGCTGCGCTTCGACCCGGACAGGTGGTTGAAACATTCGACAAAGGAATCCAACTACATGCCCTTCGGGGCCGCGGCGAACCGCCCGTGCCCCGCCCAGGCCATCGCCCTCGTCACGATGCGCGCCGTCGCGAGGGAGACGATCCGGCGATTCAGGGCCTTCTCGTCGGCCAGCCACACGCGACCGCTCCCGAACCGGGGGCCGTGCGTGCTGGAGCCTCGGAAGGAGAACCCGGATCCACGCGCCCGGGAGGAGCTCCTCGCGTCCATGAGCGCTCGCGAGCCCTGGGAAGAAGTCGGACGCAGCGTCCTGCAGCTCGTCCTGGGGACCTACATGGTCCTGGACGCGAAGCGCCTGCGGCTCTGCCAACGCTACTTCGAGGCCGAGCGCCAGGCCTCGACGACCGGGGCGAAGGCCTCGCGCTGCCCCTTCAGCCATTCATGA
- a CDS encoding NAD(P)-binding domain-containing protein — MDYLIIGAGPAGLQLGYLLAKAGRDFLILEAGSSAGTFFKTFPRHRTLISTNKVYNGTSDAELNLRMDWNSLLSDDPELLFTRYTDRYFPSADVIVKYLGDFAQKNRLPIQYDARVTRVTRTADGGFRVEDHQGRVFEAKRLIVATGVSKPYIPNIPGIEHAEQYSTVSVDPKDFINQRVLILGKGNSAFETADNLIPTAAVIHVAGPSSIRMAWRTHYVGHLRAVNNNFLDTYQLKSQNALLDGNVERIEKRDGSFVVTVSFSRANEVKKDLRYDRVIACTGFRFDASIFDDSCRPELVIKDRFPAQTSEWESTNVPGLYFAGTLGQVRDFKKSTGGFIHGFRYGVRALHRILERKYHGAEWPHEALPAKPKALMEAVLARVNRSSALWQQFSFLGDLIVVGHDGTAKYCDEVPVAYVHDSAYGDSDSYFTITLEYGPGHDRVDPFDVEVGRIAQDDAMRSGEGRYLHPVVRHYRKRELVATHHVTENLENDWTSEVVHREPLKAFFMRELGGTSNTGERTRSASTESQLRP; from the coding sequence ATGGACTACCTCATCATTGGCGCGGGCCCTGCTGGGCTGCAGCTGGGCTATCTGCTCGCGAAGGCGGGCCGGGACTTCCTGATCCTCGAGGCTGGCTCCTCGGCCGGAACCTTCTTCAAGACGTTCCCCCGCCATCGGACGCTCATCTCTACCAACAAGGTCTACAACGGCACGAGCGACGCCGAGCTCAACCTCCGGATGGACTGGAACTCCCTCCTGTCCGACGACCCGGAGCTCCTGTTCACCCGGTACACGGACCGCTACTTCCCTTCCGCCGACGTCATCGTGAAGTACCTCGGCGACTTCGCGCAAAAGAACCGTCTCCCCATCCAGTACGACGCACGCGTGACCCGCGTCACGCGCACCGCTGACGGCGGCTTCCGCGTCGAGGATCACCAGGGGCGCGTCTTCGAGGCGAAGCGCCTGATCGTCGCGACGGGCGTCTCCAAGCCCTACATCCCCAACATCCCCGGCATCGAGCACGCGGAGCAGTACTCGACCGTGTCCGTAGATCCCAAGGACTTCATCAACCAACGCGTCCTCATCCTCGGGAAGGGCAACTCCGCGTTCGAGACCGCTGACAACCTGATTCCCACAGCCGCCGTCATCCACGTCGCGGGCCCCTCCTCCATCCGCATGGCCTGGAGGACCCATTACGTGGGTCACCTCCGCGCGGTGAACAACAACTTCCTCGACACCTACCAGCTCAAGTCCCAGAACGCCCTGCTCGACGGGAACGTGGAGCGCATCGAGAAGCGGGACGGCTCCTTCGTCGTCACCGTGAGCTTCTCGCGGGCCAACGAGGTCAAGAAGGACCTGCGCTACGACCGGGTCATCGCCTGCACGGGCTTCCGCTTCGACGCGTCCATCTTCGACGACAGCTGCCGGCCCGAGCTCGTCATCAAGGACCGCTTCCCGGCCCAGACCTCCGAGTGGGAGTCGACGAACGTCCCCGGCCTCTACTTCGCCGGCACGCTCGGGCAGGTGCGTGACTTCAAGAAGTCCACGGGCGGCTTCATCCACGGCTTCCGTTACGGCGTGCGGGCCCTGCACCGCATCCTCGAGCGGAAGTACCACGGCGCCGAGTGGCCCCACGAGGCGCTCCCGGCGAAGCCCAAGGCCCTGATGGAGGCGGTCCTCGCCCGTGTCAATCGGAGCTCGGCCCTCTGGCAGCAGTTCTCGTTCCTGGGCGATCTCATCGTCGTCGGGCACGATGGCACGGCGAAGTATTGCGACGAAGTGCCGGTCGCCTACGTCCACGACAGCGCCTACGGCGATTCCGACAGCTATTTCACCATCACCCTCGAGTACGGCCCCGGGCACGATCGTGTCGACCCCTTCGATGTGGAGGTCGGCCGCATCGCACAGGACGACGCCATGCGCTCCGGTGAGGGCCGGTACCTGCACCCGGTCGTGCGCCACTACCGCAAGCGGGAGCTCGTGGCGACCCACCACGTGACCGAGAACCTCGAGAACGACTGGACGTCCGAGGTGGTCCATCGCGAGCCCCTGAAGGCCTTCTTCATGCGGGAGCTCGGCGGCACGTCCAACACGGGCGAGCGCACCCGCTCCGCGTCGACCGAGAGCCAGCTCCGGCCATGA
- a CDS encoding TetR/AcrR family transcriptional regulator, translating to MSPRSTSGSKPQSLRARLKEEARATILDAAEQVLAEQGLHAARMDDIAARVGVSVGTLYNYFEDRQQLLAALRDVRGRELLAMLDTELERSRGQPYRARLQGLLRCILEHSQLHFRLFSLMLEDVMQRGVARGQDLNDHHALWREISRRVEDLGRQGVEEGALRPEDARHYPTVLLGMVREMLFRQLTEKQPEPVDALISLLLRCFLEGAAPRPG from the coding sequence ATGAGTCCGCGCTCGACATCAGGAAGCAAACCGCAGTCCCTCCGGGCCCGGCTGAAGGAGGAGGCTCGGGCCACCATCCTCGACGCGGCGGAGCAGGTGCTGGCCGAGCAGGGGCTCCACGCCGCGCGCATGGACGACATCGCCGCGCGCGTCGGGGTCTCCGTCGGAACGCTCTACAACTACTTCGAGGACCGGCAGCAGCTCCTGGCGGCGCTGCGAGACGTGCGCGGGCGGGAGCTGCTGGCCATGCTCGACACGGAGCTGGAGCGGAGCCGGGGACAGCCCTACCGCGCGCGGTTGCAGGGGTTGCTCCGGTGCATCCTGGAGCATTCCCAGCTCCACTTCCGGCTGTTCTCCCTCATGCTGGAGGACGTGATGCAGCGCGGCGTGGCCAGGGGGCAGGACCTGAACGACCATCATGCGCTCTGGCGTGAGATCTCCCGCCGCGTCGAGGACCTCGGTCGGCAGGGGGTCGAGGAGGGGGCCCTGCGGCCCGAGGATGCCCGCCACTACCCCACGGTGTTGCTGGGCATGGTGCGGGAGATGCTCTTCCGGCAGCTCACCGAGAAGCAGCCCGAGCCGGTCGACGCGTTGATCTCCCTGCTGCTGCGCTGCTTCCTGGAGGGCGCCGCGCCGCGTCCCGGCTGA
- a CDS encoding alpha-hydroxy acid oxidase — MKALSLRELEAEARRRLEPGAYDLFAGGADDEVTLRANESAFARLGLVPRVLRGRGKPRLETTLLGCRASMPIVIAPTAFHRLAHPDGERATARAAAAAGAIMIVSMASTTAIEEIAEASAGGPLWFQLYLQPDLGFTQALIRRVEAAGCKALVVTVDSPVFGRRERDLRNGFTDLPSGLCCENMRPAGPGGTRGPARPIAFSEALSWEDIDWLRKTTSLPLVLKGVVHPADAKMALERGVDALLVSNHGGRQLDTIPATLELLPPVAEALGGRLPLLLDGGIRRGTDIVKALSLGANAVAIGRPVLWGLAAEGEAGVAHVLETLRSELERAMALCGCGSASDVGPELLHVSRWEKQCQTS, encoded by the coding sequence ATGAAGGCACTCTCTCTTCGGGAGCTCGAGGCCGAGGCCCGGAGGCGTCTCGAACCTGGGGCCTACGATCTCTTCGCGGGGGGAGCGGACGACGAAGTGACACTGAGGGCGAACGAGAGCGCGTTCGCCCGGCTCGGCCTCGTCCCGCGCGTCCTGCGAGGACGGGGCAAGCCCCGGCTCGAGACCACCCTGCTCGGGTGCCGCGCCTCCATGCCCATCGTCATCGCGCCCACGGCCTTCCACCGGCTCGCCCATCCAGACGGCGAGCGGGCGACGGCGCGGGCCGCCGCGGCGGCGGGAGCCATCATGATCGTGAGCATGGCCTCGACCACGGCCATCGAGGAGATCGCCGAGGCGAGCGCCGGTGGACCCCTCTGGTTCCAGCTCTATCTCCAGCCGGACCTCGGGTTCACGCAGGCGCTCATCCGGCGCGTGGAAGCGGCGGGATGCAAGGCATTGGTCGTCACCGTCGACTCGCCCGTGTTCGGCCGTCGTGAGCGCGACCTGCGCAACGGCTTCACGGATCTCCCCTCCGGCCTGTGCTGCGAGAACATGCGCCCCGCCGGCCCTGGCGGGACACGGGGCCCGGCGCGCCCCATCGCCTTCTCCGAGGCGCTCTCCTGGGAGGACATCGACTGGTTGAGGAAGACCACGTCCCTGCCTCTCGTGCTCAAGGGCGTCGTGCACCCGGCGGACGCGAAGATGGCCCTGGAGCGGGGAGTGGACGCGCTGCTCGTCTCCAACCATGGGGGCCGCCAGCTCGACACGATCCCCGCCACCCTCGAGCTGCTCCCGCCCGTCGCGGAGGCGCTCGGTGGCCGCCTCCCGCTCCTGCTCGATGGCGGAATCCGGCGAGGGACGGACATCGTCAAGGCGCTCTCCCTGGGGGCCAACGCCGTCGCCATCGGCCGCCCCGTGCTCTGGGGGCTCGCGGCGGAGGGCGAGGCCGGGGTCGCCCATGTACTCGAAACCCTGCGCTCGGAGCTCGAGCGCGCCATGGCGCTCTGCGGATGTGGCTCGGCGAGCGACGTCGGCCCCGAGCTCCTGCACGTTTCACGTTGGGAGAAGCAATGCCAGACGTCCTGA